The DNA window CAGGCCACTCTTTTTCGATTGTTCTCCATGCATCTTTTGAGTGTTCTGATGGTAGTCTGCACATCCCAGCCATTGCCATCTTTTCCTCACCATCAGGGTCAAGGGTGTTGCATTTTTGGCTTTCATAAAGGAGCAGATCAAACCAAAGCGTTCTGAACATTAGTCATACATGCCTCATTTTAGGCACTCATCCAACAAGCTTACTATTGTAGAACACCACCCTGGCCTGTCTCTGGCTAACTGTTCTAAACCTGGCCAAAGGTTAGCTGGGACACAATTTTAGAATCTTAATTCCTGCAGAAGTGCTTCTCAGAAACCTACCGATCAACAATCTAGTACTCTGCAAAATGTCTTACCGGAAAGCACCCATTGGTTTTCCAGGTAGTCTTTACTGTGGTCACACTGCTAGTTTCAGAAGATTGCTGTTCCTGAGCTGTTAACACTTCCAGGCATTGTGATATCTGTACATGACATAGATCCCATCTGGCTGGACAAATCAATAGTCAAGCACTTCAGAAAACACCATTCTTGGTTAAAGAGTCATTTATGAATAAGACCACAATTCAACTAGCGCATCACCAATAAACTGCCAGGAGTACTGTACTTCAAAATAATGTTAACCACAGAAAAATGAATCAAAGCAGAAACTAGTATGGTTTCAGCAAAGAAAGAAACCTCAGTTTCACATTGAATGAGGGCCTGAACAGTATTTCACTACATTCTACCCAGGTTATAATACTTGAAGATTTTCTTAACTGGAAAATCAGATTTGTAATCAAGTGGCATGGCAGCAAAATATTCAAACGCAAGACAATTTAAAAGTGGCAATCTTTATTTTACAGTGAATAAACATTTTGTACATTAGTAAAGAATTAAGAGTTGATCAATAACTAACTTGAACACACAATACAAAAGGTTAATTATCGGATAGATTGGTGGATGCTGCTGCTGGTGGACTTGACCATCCTCTCTTTGGCCTTCTTCTTGACTGGATCCAGCTCAAAGCTCTTCCAGAGGCGGACAGTTTCATCACCGGCTACAGTGGCGATAGTCGAGCAGTCTGGACTCATGGTAATGTTCAAAACCCTGCCCTCATgaccttttgggggggggatgaAAAAGTTTAAGATTTCAGCTTTGAACTTTGACCCCAGAATGGCTCATTGGAAACATGTGCCATTTTACTTTCAATGTTGTACACCAGCTTAATaaagctgaaaaaaatatatactttttgatTACGGAAGagatttcacagcagtttagatgatTCTTTACACTATACCTGCTTGTTTTGTCAAACAAATTAAGCAAACTAATAGAATTTTAGGAACCAAGAAAAGGCAGAGCGATTTCAGCATAGCACATCTTTAAACATGCATCATTATTGAGATGTGTACATGCCCAAAATGCTTCAGCATTGacattaatcaaattaattctACAGTTTAGTTTAAATTAGGATTATGTTTACCCAGTTAAGGAAGCTGGGGTGAGGGACATTATCTGTCAAGCGCTTTGATGCTTTTACAGCTTCAGGCAACAAAATGGTCCTTGTCAACTGATCCATCAATGACAAACTTAACAGTTCTGTAAAGTTATTACAAGATTCATAATAATTTCAGGCCAGTCACTCACCATTGAGCTCTGCCACTTTAGTCAAGGAGGGATACTTCCAGATAACTACGTTGTCGTGGGCATATCCGTGGCCAGAGACCAATTCCTTGTAGTTTGGCGCAAACTTCAGAGAGGACACCTGTAAGGCAGATTTGATCACCAGTCAATGTCTGATCGTACGGCATTGCAGTTATGGAAAGTAAACTTACTTAAAAAGTGACCGGTATGCAAATATTCATGCTGCTATGACTGAGCAGCAGGGCCTTGGAGGTGTAATATCATCCAGCACAAAACTGAATGAGACTTCAGAACTCAGACAATCCCACTAGGGATCAAGATAGGTGCAGTTACCTGAGACTGAGTGTCCAGGGCACTGATGCAAGAGCCACTGGTGACGTTCCAGATGCGGATGTGACGGTCACTGGTGCCCCCTCCAGACGCAAGAATGTTAGGTTGCCATGGGCACCAGGCCAAAGCCTAAGGAATTTCAGTAAGAAACAATCATTACGGTTGGGCATATCTCTTTACAGTAAGTGCACTTTAATGTGCATCAAATTGTGGCCTTTATTCAATCCCAACTCCATCCTTCAATAAAACATGGTAGTTTAGCACGTCGCACCAAGAATTACATTCAGTTCAAACATTTTTGCTTACCTTGACTGCACCTTGGTGCTCATTGAAGCCGTGGACAGCATTGCTGCCTTGGCCGCTGCCCTCCTGCACACCTGGCCACACGTACACAAGGTTGTCGTTGCCGCCGCTGGCCAGGTATCTTCCATCAGGGGACCACTCCAGCCCACACACCTCCTGAGAGTGTCCGGACAGGGTGAAGATGTGGTGGTCTGCTACCCTTACATCATGGTGGTGGATGTGACCAGATCTGGAGCCACTGGAAAAAGTAAACCACAAGATGGTTAATAAAAACACCAAATCAAAACATTCTGGACACAAGTATAACAAAAAAAACCTTGGAGGGACTGACTTAAGGCCTTGGCAGCCTGTACATGAGATTCCATCTTTTACATTGTCACATCAGACTGATGTTAACAAATTAAAATCTTTATCAACCTGTCCAGATGTACAATTTGCTTCAGTTCTGGCGTCACAGTCTGATTGGCATGAGAGGCTTCAACTACAGTGGTGTATTTGATCTGAGCATGTGCCAGCACCAGCAGTGCTCACTATGCTTATGCACAAGTATATTGAATTCagaaaaactgaaagtatgcattGTAGAAAGTTTTCAAATAAACTAAATCAAATAGGCTTCCTCAATAGcatggtcgctgtggtagaacaTTATTTTGATTGGGATTATAATAAGTGCACAATCACCATCAGGTAGGCTGATTTCAGATGTCACGTAAATAAGACTATTAGGGAAATTGTTCTTGCACAGCATGTAGGCTAAACATTTAAATAGAACTATTACATTAATCGGACTATTCACAATAATCATATTGTGTGCATACTCTGTACCGGCAGTGACCGTAGTGGTCAGTCGCTGGGATCGGCTCGTAATACCAGCCACACTGCACGATAAAGCCCCCCAAAAATTGGACACGGCTAGAATGTCGAAGGGTCTACGACCGCATGTAGCGGTCCTCAAAACAGACCCATGTCGCACTGAACGAGCCAAGACGTACCACAATCATTTACGACCTAAGAACTTGCCCACAACGTGGACATTGTCTGGGTCAGCAAAATCGCAGCAAAAGCATTAAGTGGGACTGACTATTCATACATTCGTTTTTCCCCCCCAGACATGAATCTTTACCTGGAAAGAATGTGATTGTTCCAACTCAGGCTGCCAACTCTGGCAGTGTGGCTGGCCATGCTGCGTAGACGCTTCTGGTTCTCCACATCCCACAACTAGGGACAAAGACAAATTCAGGTGATATgtataaaaaataatttaaaaaaaagaagcataaaatcattctttaacacCACAAAATTGCATTGGAAGCCAAATTCAGTTAGATGAGCGCTGGGTAGGTTCAAAGCAGACAGTTAACCTGAACTTTGCAGTCACTGGTACCAATGGCAAGGAAGTTGCCCTCCTTGATCCATGACACAGAGCAGATGTAGTCCTCCTCCCGCTCCATCTTCATCAGTAGGACGATGTCACCCTGGGTGGCGTCCCACAGATAAACACTGTTGTGAAGGGCAACTGCTAGAAGGTTCCGACTGCTCCAGTCTAGTAGGTTCAGATCTGTGTGAACAGACGGGTGTAAATGGAGCTTTTTAACAAAGTAAATTGTCAAAGAATGATCATTTCCACCCTGAGTGAATTAAAAAGTCTGAAAACAAAAGGACAAGACCAACTTGATGTGGCCCGTTAGGGCAAATCTCCCATTGAAATCTAGGACCTCTTCTCTATACATTAAATCACTCAGCTCCGTCATATcagcctggcagatatctcagcgtGGATGTCAGCCAACCACAAGCTTAACCTCAACaggacagagctgctcttcctccaggGAAAGGCCTACCTCACCATCTCAGTTGACACCTCCACGGTGTGTCCCCAGAGCACAAAAAACCTTGGCcggaccctggacaacacccgtTCTCTGacaacatcaaagcagtgactcgttCCTGCTCTACAACATCGTAGAGTACGACCCCATCTCACCAGAAGCGGCGCAGCTTCCACCTCAAGCTAGGACAGCAGCTTCCCTGTCCATCTTCCAAAAACAACCAAAACCCTACCTCTGCATAGAGTATCTGAAGTAATCCCACACCTCCCCCCAGATAAGAGcagctgctaaatgactaaaatgtaaaacagtGTGATTTATGCATCACGGCAGGCACATGTTACACCCACAGCTAGGATTACTTCCCAGGTAGGTTACTGGACATTTACTGTGTTAGGAGACTCAGTCTTCATTTTGAAATTCAGGAGCATCTATGACACACACCCCTACGTTAAGTCAATCAGTACCTGCTCCTCAGACAGGTTATAAGACATTTGTTTTACTGTATTGGCAGGACTCACAGAAATCATTTCGGAGTTCAGGAGCATCTAAGATTCTGTCAGGCACTGACGGTATGTACCGGTTCTTT is part of the Salmo trutta chromosome 31, fSalTru1.1, whole genome shotgun sequence genome and encodes:
- the cdc20 gene encoding cell division cycle protein 20 homolog, which translates into the protein MAQFGFDNDIHSILKLDMPITNAPMARWQRKASSSMSTSCANTSALSPGKSGNRSLSLSKTPSKTPGKNGKTQCTPSKAGGDRFIPTRNNKQMDVASFLLSKENEPMDTNPSAATSENQKAWSVTLNGYDIEEAKILHLGGKPLNAPEGYQNNLKVLYSQIPTPVSTKKNRYIPSVPDRILDAPELRNDFYLNLLDWSSRNLLAVALHNSVYLWDATQGDIVLLMKMEREEDYICSVSWIKEGNFLAIGTSDCKVQLWDVENQKRLRSMASHTARVGSLSWNNHILSSGSRSGHIHHHDVRVADHHIFTLSGHSQEVCGLEWSPDGRYLASGGNDNLVYVWPGVQEGSGQGSNAVHGFNEHQGAVKALAWCPWQPNILASGGGTSDRHIRIWNVTSGSCISALDTQSQVSSLKFAPNYKELVSGHGYAHDNVVIWKYPSLTKVAELNGHEGRVLNITMSPDCSTIATVAGDETVRLWKSFELDPVKKKAKERMVKSTSSSIHQSIR